In one window of Arachis ipaensis cultivar K30076 chromosome B06, Araip1.1, whole genome shotgun sequence DNA:
- the LOC107605606 gene encoding subtilisin-like protease SBT1.7 has product MKMLKFKFLQILLLIFCAKHTIAENNIEQSKKTYIVHMEKSTMPASFNDHHNWFESSLQSVSESAEMLYTYKHVVHGFSTRLTNQEAEALSKQPGILSLIPERKYELHTTRTPYFLGLDLTLASLDRFSTHLPASVAESEVIIGVLDSGIWPEHESLDDTGFGPIPSRWKGECESGKNFNSSHCNRKLIGARFFHKGHEESIGPINEEKESKSPRDEEGHGTHTLTTAAGSIVSGASLFGLAPGTARGMSTQARVASYKVCWKRGCYSSDIAAAIDKAIEDGVDILSMSLGSKLDEYYQDLIAIGAFRATSHGILVSISAGNSGPFPGNISNVAPWMTTVGAGTIDRDFPAYVRLGNGMTYAGSSLYVEASSKLLDTPLPLVYAGNVSNSTLENRCETNTLIPSRVSGKIVLCKRGGSGRFKKGLEVKRAGGIGMLIGNGEEHGEELVADAHLVPAALLGQKASDAIRDYILSCSNATATVSFGGTQLHVQPSPVVAAFSSRGPNPISPKILKPDLIGPGVNILAGWTGAAGPTGLEEDSRRTTFNIMSGTSMSCPHISGLAAILKAAHPEWSPAAIRSALMTTSYTTYTNGYPIMDIATQQPATPFDFGAGHVDPLLALDPGLIYDADIHDYLNFLCASNYNSSQIKVLARTDFTCVPSMTYRVEDLNYPSFAVPFETPNNSVQYSRTLTNVGAPGTYKASVSFQSDTLVEIVVEPETLTFTELFEKKNYTVTFTSSNSVALGTNSFAYLKWSDGQHKVVSPIAFSWI; this is encoded by the exons ATGAAGATGCTGAAATTCAAGTTTCTTCAGATTCTTCTGTTGATTTTCTGTGCCAAACACACCATAGCAGAAAACAACATAGAACAATCCAAAAAAACATACATAGTCCACATGGAGAAGTCCACCATGCCAGCAAGTTTCAATGATCACCACAATTGGTTTGAATCATCATTGCAATCAGTATCAGAATCAGCAGAGATGCTATACACCTACAAGCATGTAGTCCATGGCTTCTCAACAAGGCTAACTAACCAAGAAGCCGAGGCGCTCTCGAAGCAACCAGGAATCCTTTCGCTCATACCGGAGCGCAAATACGAGCTTCACACAACAAGAACACCATACTTCCTTGGATTGGATCTAACTCTTGCTAGTTTGGATAGATTTAGCACCCATTTACCTGCCTCTGTGGCAGAGAGTGAAGTAATTATTGGAGTATTAGACAGTGGTATATGGCCTGAGCATGAGAGCTTAGATGACACTGGATTTGGCCCAATACCAAGTAGATGGAAAGGTGAATGTGAATCTGGAAAGAACTTCAATTCATCACACTGTAACAGGAAACTTATTGGTGCAAGGTTTTTCCACAAAGG GCATGAAGAATCTATTGGACCTATCAATGAAGAGAAGGAATCTAAGTCACCAAGGGATGAAGAAGGCCATGGAACTCACACCTTAACTACAGCAGCAGGTTCCATAGTTTCCGGAGCGAGCCTCTTCGGCTTAGCTCCGGGGACAGCCAGAGGAATGTCAACACAAGCCCGTGTAGCATCTTACAAGGTATGCTGGAAAAGAGGTTGTTACTCCTCCGACATAGCCGCCGCCATCGACAAGGCCATCGAAGACGGCGTGGATATCCTCTCCATGTCCCTTGGCTCCAAACTAGACGAATACTACCAAGATCTTATCGCAATTGGTGCTTTCAGAGCCACCTCCCATGGAATTCTTGTTTCCATTTCAGCCGGAAATAGCGGCCCGTTTCCGGGAAACATATCCAACGTGGCACCATGGATGACAACTGTCGGTGCTGGTACCATAGACCGTGATTTTCCGGCGTACGTCAGGCTCGGAAACGGGATGACATACGCCGGATCATCACTCTACGTGGAAGCCTCGAGTAAGTTACTGGACACTCCCCTGCCACTTGTTTATGCCGGGAATGTGAGCAATTCAACATTGGAAAACCGCTGCGAAACAAACACACTGATTCCTTCTAGAGTGTCCGGGAAGATTGTGCTATGCAAGAGAGGAGGAAGTGGAAGATTCAAGAAGGGATTAGAAGTGAAGAGAGCTGGTGGAATTGGAATGCTTATAGGGAACGGTGAAGAACATGGAGAGGAGTTAGTTGCTGATGCACACCTTGTTCCTGCAGCATTGTTAGGGCAGAAAGCGAGTGATGCCATAAGAGATTATATTTTGTCTTGTTCGAATGCCACGGCTACGGTTTCCTTTGGAGGCACTCAACTACATGTTCAGCCTTCTCCGGTGGTGGCGGCTTTCAGCTCCAGAGGACCCAATCCTATCTCGCCCAAGATACTTAAACCGGATTTAATCGGACCGGGAGTTAACATCCTTGCTGGATGGACCGGAGCTGCTGGACCAACTGGTTTGGAAGAAGACAGTAGGCGCACCACCTTCAACATTATGTCCG GTACATCAATGTCATGCCCTCATATAAGCGGTTTAGCGGCCATCCTTAAGGCAGCACACCCAGAATGGAGCCCTGCCGCAATAAGGTCTGCCCTTATGACAACATCATACACAACATACACAAATGGATACCCTATTATGGACATTGCCACACAACAACCAGCTACACCCTTTGACTTTGGTGCCGGACACGTGGATCCACTCCTAGCCCTTGATCCTGGCCTTATCTATGATGCAGATATACATGACTACCTCAACTTCCTCTGTGCCTCAAATTACAACTCTTCTCAAATTAAGGTTCTTGCTAGAACAGACTTTACTTGTGTCCCAAGCATGACCTACAGGGTTGAAGATCTCAACTACCCTTCTTTTGCTGTTCCTTTTGAAACACCCAATAATAGTGTCCAATACTCAAGGACATTGACCAATGTGGGTGCCCCAGGAACATATAAAGCTTCAGTGTCATTCCAGTCAGACACATTAGTGGAAATTGTGGTTGAACCTGAAACACTTACCTTCACTGAATTGTTTGAGAAGAAGAACTACACTGTGACATTCACATCTTCTAATTCAGTAGCTCTGGGCACAAATAGCTTTGCTTATCTGAAATGGTCAGATGGACAGCATAAGGTTGTTAGTCCGATTGCATTTAGTTGGATATGA